The Streptococcus marmotae genome contains the following window.
GCTTCAACCTGACCAGCTAGTGATGTCACAGCCTGTTGCACATCATTAGTCGATGTCACTGTCTTAATCACTACTTTTTTGCCTTTTTCTTCTAATAATTTTTTCGCTTCTTTGGCTTGAACTTCTGAATTCACTTCACTTGAGTTATGGAAGATTCCAAAGGTCTTAGCATTTGGCACAACCTTGAGCAACATTTCAATTTGTCCAGCGACATCTGTCGCATCAATCGAGCCTGTCATGCTGCCTCCCGGAGCTTTTAGGGAATCAACCAAACCAGCTTCTACCGGATCAGTTACCGCTGTAAAGACTGATGGTGTCTCACTATCGGCACTCAAGAGGGCTTGAGCTGCTGGGGTTGCAATCGCAAAGTTGACATCGTTTTTCCCTGCTAGTTGCTCCACCATTGTTTGTAGGTTAGCTTGATCTCCTTGGGCATTTTGGTAATCAACCGTCAGATTCTTTCCTTCTGCATAACCAGCCTTATCAAGTGCTTCCAGAAAACCTTTACGAGCAGACGAAAGAGCTTCATGTTCTGCGTATTGGATAACGCCTACTTTGACATTGTCGCCGTCTGACGATGCTGATTTTTCTCCTGTACTACAAGCCGCAAGTGCTACTGTCGAAAGAAAAGCTACTGAACCAACTAAAAATCGTTTAAAACCC
Protein-coding sequences here:
- a CDS encoding ABC transporter substrate-binding protein — protein: MGFKRFLVGSVAFLSTVALAACSTGEKSASSDGDNVKVGVIQYAEHEALSSARKGFLEALDKAGYAEGKNLTVDYQNAQGDQANLQTMVEQLAGKNDVNFAIATPAAQALLSADSETPSVFTAVTDPVEAGLVDSLKAPGGSMTGSIDATDVAGQIEMLLKVVPNAKTFGIFHNSSEVNSEVQAKEAKKLLEEKGKKVVIKTVTSTNDVQQAVTSLAGQVEAIYLPTDNTVASTASTIGDILLKAKVPAMGSDEAVLEATLFTYGVDYHAIGVQAGELAVQILKGEKAADLAVKTPETAAVAVNEEMAKAVGIDPETIKELGK